From the genome of Candidatus Dormiibacterota bacterium:
GAGGCGGCGCTCGACGGGCTCGGCGCCGCCGCCGGGACCCCGGGATGAGCGGCTCCCGCGGCCCGCTGCTCGTGCAGGGCGCCGCCGAGGCGCTCGACCCCCACCGGATGTCGCGGCGGCTGGCGCCGTTCCTCGAGCCCGCCGGCCCGGGGCTGCGGGTGCTCGCCGCCCGGGTGGTGGCGGTGGCGCCGGAGCGGCGCGCCGTGGTGGCCTACGACACCGGCGGCGCCGCCGGCCCCGGCCCGGCGCTGATCGCCAAGGTGTACGCCGACCCGGGGCGCGCCGGCCGGCTCCACGAGCTGCTCGGCCGCCTCGAGGAGCTCGGCATCGCCGCTCCCCGTCCGGTCGCCCACCTCCCCGAGCTGGGCATGGTGGTGATGACCGCCGTGGCGGGCCGCACCCTCGACGCACTCGGCGGCGCAGAGCGGGTCGCCGGGGTGGAGGCTGCGGCGGCGTGGCTGGCCGCCCTGCACGGCTCGGGCCTCGAGCTCGACCGCACCTTCGACCTCGCCAGCGAGAGCCGCAACCTGGTCAGCTGGGGGCGGCAGGTGGCGGCCCTCCATCCCTCCACCGCCATCGCCGTCGAGCGGCTGCTCGAGCGGCTCGACGGCCTCGCCGGCGACCTCCGCCTGGCGACCGCCACCCCGCTCCACAAGGACTTCCACCACCAGCACACCCGCTTCGGCGAGGCCGGCGTGGTGGTGATCGACCTCGACGAGGCGCGCGCCGGCGACCCCGCCTTCGACGCCGCCCACTTCGCCGCCAACCTGCGCCTCCTCGAGCTGCGCGAGGGCACGGCGGACGGCGGGCTCGAGGCCGCCTTCCTCGACGCCTACGCCGCCCGCACCGGGTACGCGCCCGACCGGCGCCACCGCTGGTGCCACGCGTACACCTGCCTGAAGATCGCCCGCCAGCTGGTCCGCGGACGGGGACCCGCCCCGGCGCCGGCCGGCGCCGAGCGCGAGCGGCAGCTGGGGCTGATCCTCGGGGAGGGGCTGCGGTGCCCGGGGTGAGGGTGGCCTACGTGGTGCGGAGCTGGCCGCGGCTCTCCCAGACCTTCGTCCTCAACGAGGTCCTGGCCCTGGAGCGGCTGGGGGTGGGGATCACGATCTTCGCCATGGCCCGAGCCGGCGAGAGCGTGGTGCAGCCTCAGCTCGCCGAGCTGGCGGCGGCGGTGCACCACCTCGACCCCGGTCCGGTGGCGGGGATCGGCGCCCACCTCCGGCTGGCGGCGCGCTCGCCCGGCCGCTACCTCGCCACCCTCGGTTTCGCGCTCAGCCGGCGCGGGTTGCTGGGCGGCTACACCCAGGGCGGCGCCGCCCGCTCCTTCCACCGCGCCGCGCTCGTCGCCGCCCGCCTCGCCGCCGAGCCGGGCGCCCCCCACACCCACATCCACGCCCACTTCGCCCACGACCCGGCGCTGATCGGGCTGCTCGTGCACCGCCTCACCGGCCTGCCCTTCAGCTTCACCGCCCACGCCCGCGACCTCTACCAGATTCCCGGGGCGGCACTTCGCGGACGGGTCCGCGAGGCCTCGGCGGTGGTCACCTGCTGCCGCACCAACGCCGACCACATCGCCGCCGTGGTCGGCGCCGCCGGGCCCCCGGTCGAGCTCGTCTACCACGGCGTCGACCTGGGTGTGTTCCGCCCCCTTCCGGAGCGTCCCGAGCGCGACCTGCCGCTGCTGGTCTCGGTGGGCCGGCTGGTGGAGAAGAAGGGATTCGACGACCTGCTCCGCGCCTGCGCGGTGGCCGCCGGCCGGGGGCGGCGCTTCGCCTGCGAGATCTACGGCGACGGCCCCTGCCGGGATGAGCTCGAGGCGCTGCGCGACCGCCTCGGCCTCGCCGGGGTGGTGCGCTTCCTGGGGGCGCGGACCCAGGCGGAGCTGCTCGGCGCGTACCAGCGAGCCGACCTCGTCGCGCTCACCCCGCGGGTGACCGCCGACGGCGACCGTGACGGCGTCCCCAACGTGCTCGTCGAGGCGATGGCCTGCGGCATCCCGGTGCTCGCCACCCGGGTGGGCGGGGTCGCGGAGCTGGTGACCGGGGGCGCCGATGGCCTGCTCGCCCCCGCCGGCGACGTCGCCGCCATCGCCGCCGGCCTGGAGGAGCTGCTCGACGACGCCGGGCGGCGGCGGCGGCTCGGCGAGGCGGCGGCGCGCAGCGCCCTGCGTTTCGATGGCAGGGCCGCCGCGCTCCGGCTCGCCGCGCTCTTCGACCACCGCAGCGGCGCCGCGTGATCAGCCCCGTCCGCGCGGCCTTCGACCCGCTGCCGAGCGTGCCCCTCCGCCACCGCTTTCCCCACCTCGTCGAGGCCTTCGACACCGAGGCGATGGGCGCCCACCTCCAGCGTGCGCTGCTCGACGGCACCGGCTTCGAGGCCGAGGTCTGCGGCCGGCCGCGGGCCGAGCTCGACGGCGACGCCTGCTCGTTCCAGTACCGGCTGGGGGTGCGCGATCCCGGCGGCGACCGGCGCGAGCTGCTCGTGCTCGGGACGATGCTCCCCGCCCCGGGTGCCGCCGCCGCCTACGAGCGAGAGGTGCTCGCCCCGGTGGCGGCCGGCTGGGCGCCCCAGTGCCCCGCCCCCCGGGCCACCGCCGCCGTGGAGACGCTGGGGATGGCGGTGAGCGTCTTCCCGGTGACCGGGGAGGTGCCCGCGCTGGTGGCCGCCACCGACCCCGCTCGGGTGGCCGCGGTGCTGGGCTCGCCGGTCGAGACCGCCGACCTGGTCCGCCTCCGGCGCTCCGGCGGCGCGGTGCTCCTCTACCGCCGCGCCGGGGGTGGCGACGTCTTCGGCAAGGCCGGCTACGCCGCCTCCGCCGAGCTGGTGACCGCGGTGCTGGAGGCGCTGCCTGGCGGCGGCGAGGGCGGGGTCGCCCACCCCCGGGTCCTCGGCCGCTCCGCCGAGCTCGACCTCACCCTGATCTCACGGGTCCCGGGACGCCGCCCCGACCTGCGGGTGGCCGCCGACCGCGAGGCCGCGGTGGGGGCCGCCGGCCGGGTGGGGGTGGCGCTGCACAGCTCGGCGATCGCGGCCGGCCCCGCCCACACCCTCGGCGACGAGCTCGCCCGGGCGGCGGCGGCGGTGGCGGCGATCGCCGTCTACATTCCCGAGGTGGCGGCATGGCTGGAGGGAGCGCTGCGGGGGGCACGGGCCGCCGCCGGCCGCAGCCCGGAGGCGCCGCTGGCACTCGCCCACGGCGACCTCACTCCCTCGCAGCTGCTGCTCGACCCCGGCGGGGTCGGGGTGATCGACTTCGACGGCGTCTGCCAGGCCGAGCCGGCCTTCGACCTCGGCCGCTTTCTCGCCTACCTGTGGACGGGGCTGGCCAAGGTGGGCGACCCCGACGGCGACGGCCACGCCGGGCGGCTGCTGGCCGCATATGCGGCCGCGGGCGGGGCCGAGGTGGCGACGGAGCGCGTCGAGGCCTATGCGATCGCCAGCCTGGTGCAGATGGCGGCGCACAGCTGGCGGACGCTCAAGACCGCCCGGCTGTTCCTCGCCTGCGAGGTGCTCGACGGGCGGCTGCGGCGGCTCTGAGCCCTCAGCGCTGACGCCGGCCGCGAAGGATCCGGGCCGGCGGATCGTCCTCACCGTTGAAGGCGTCGGCGACCTCGGCGGCGATCCGCCCCACGCCGCGCCGGCCCCGCGCCGCGGTCTGGCCGTCGTCGCCGCCGTGCCCGTTCCCGTTCCCCCTGCCCCTGCCGTTCCCGTGACCGTTGCCCCTGCCGCTCCCGTGGCCGTTGCCCGGGCGGAAGGCCAGGTCGAGGGTGGCGCGGAGGTCGCCGAGGATGGAGTCGAGCTGGTCGTCCGGCGAGGGCGGCGCCGGCACCGGCGGCCGGGGCGCGTCGATCACGGCCCGGGCCAGGGCCGGCGCCGCCACCACCAGCCGGCCCCGGCCCTGTTCGAGGCGCTCGGCGCTGTACCGGCTCTGCTCCTCGAGCATCCCGGCGAAGACGCCGCCGGCCCGCTTGAGCGAGGTGTAGCTCCCGCGCTCGACGATCCGGCCCCTCTGCAGCACCACGATCTCGTCGACGTTCCCGAGGGTGCTGAGGCGGTGGGAGATCATCAGCACGGTGCGACCCACCACCAGCCGGTCGATCGCCCGCATCACCTCCGCCTCGGCCTCGACGTCGAGGTTGGCGGTGGGCTCGTCGAGGATGAGGATGGGGGCGTCGCGGAGGATGGCGCGGGCGATGGCGAGCCGCTGCCGCTGGCCGCTGGAGAAGTTCTTGCCCTGCTCGCGCACCTGCGAGGCGTAGCCGTTGGGCAGGGCGGCGATCTGCTCGTGGATGTGGGCGAGACGCGCGGCGGTGATGATCTCCTCGTCGGAGGCGTCCTCCCGGCCGAGCGCGATGTTCTCGCGGATGGTGCCCTCGAAGAGCACCGAGTCCTGGAGCACCAGGCTGACGTTGCGCCGCAGCGTCTCCAGCGGGTAGTTGCGCGCGTCGACGCCGTCGATGGTGATGGCGCCGCTCCAGACCTCGTAGAAGCGCGGGATCAGCTTCACCAGGGTGGTCTTGCCGCTGCCGCTGAGGCCGACCAGGGCGACCCTGCGACCCGGGGGCACGCGCAGGTCGATGCCGGTGAGCACCGGCTGGCCCTCGCTGTAGCCGAAGACCACGTCGCGGAAGATGATGTCGCCCCGGACCCGGTCGGGGCCGGTGTAGGCGACCGGCGCATCCTTGATCTCCGGCGCCTGGCCGAGCACCTCCTCGATGCGCGCCGCGCCGGCGGAGGCGCCGGAGGCCAGGTTCATCAGCTTCGAGAGGTTGCGCATCGGCTGGTAGAGCTGCTTCGAATAGGTGAGGAAGATGGTCAGCGAGCCCGTGGTCAGGGTGCCGTCGGCGATGAGGAAGGGCCCGATCCCGAAGGTGTGGCCGTGCCCCGAGGCGATCCAGCCGCCGACGCTGATGATCGTCGCCGAGCTGATCGCGATCAGCACCGCCACGATCGGGGTGAACTCCGCCTGCAGCCGTCCCGCCCTCCAGCTCGCCGCCCACAGCCGGGTGCTGTAGCGGCGGAAGTGGGCGGCCTCTCGGTCCTCGAGGGTGAACGCCTTCACCTCGGTGATCGCACCGATGTCCTCGGTGGCCACCTCGGCGACCTGCCCCGCGGCCTTGGCCTTCACCTTGTTGGCCCGCTTGATCGCCAGCGTGTAGCGCAGCACGGTGAGGAAGAGCGCCGGCACGATGACCATGCAGAGGACGGTGAACTGCCAGTTGAGCAGCACCATGACGATGAGGATGCCGACCAGGGTCAGCACCCCGGCGAGCAGGTCGACGAGGCCGTCGGTGACCAGCTTCTCGACGTCCAGGATGTTGCCGGTGATGCGCTGCACCAGGTCGCCGGTGCGCTGCCGCCCGTGCCAGTCGAGCGAGAGGCGCTGGAGGTGCTCGAAGAGCCGGGTGCGCAGCCGCGCCGACAGGCTCGAGCCCACCCGGGCGGCGATCAGCACCTGGATGTACGAGAGCAGCGCGCTGATCAGCGAGAGCGCCAGCAGCATCAGCGTCGAGAACGCGACCACCCCCATCTGGGTGTGGATCTCGCTGTCGTTGAGGCCGTTGCGGGTGCCGATCGGGTCGAGCTTCGAGATCAGGCCGCCCATCAGCGGCACCGCCGGGTCGGCGTGGTGGACGATCTTGTCGAGGATGAACTTCAGCGGGAAGGCGGTGAGGATGTCGGCGCCGACCTGCACGAAGGTCATGGAGACGGCGACGGCGACCACCGCCCGGTAGCCACGGAGGTTGCGGTAGAGGAAGCGCCACATGGCTAGGCCACGCCCTGATCGGTCATGCGGTGGCGCTGGCCTCCATCGACAGTCCCTCGATGAAGGCCGCGAGGGCGGCTGCGGCGCCGGGCACGCCGCGATACCCCGGGAACGCGTTGACATCGACGATCGCGGGGCCGCGGGCGGTCACCAGCAGGTCGACGCCGTAGAGGCTGAGGTCGAACTCGCGGCCGGCCCGCAGCGTGGCCCCGACCCAGGCGGGCGAGAGCTCGCCGTCGACGATGGGGACGCTCTCCCGGCTGGCGCCGGCGAGCAGCGGGGTGGGCCGGCGGGCGGCGAAGGCGTGGCCGCCGACCACCCAGAGCTTCACGTCCCAGCCGTCGTTGTCCTCGTACTGCTGGAGGATCACGGGCTCGCCGCCCCACCGCGGCATCAGCGCCTCCATCTCGTCGGCGCTCCGCACCTGGGTGACCAGGTCGCCGGGACGGCTGAACCTGCTCTTGACGACCAGCGGGAAGTGCAGCGCGGCGAGCAGTCGCCGCGCCCGCCCCAGGGTGGGGACGCTCCAGGTGCGCGGGCAGGGCAGACCGGCCGCGGTCAGCCGCCGGGCCATCAGCACCCGGTCCTGGCAGGCACGGGTCGCCGCCGAGCCGTTCACCACCGTGCCGCCGCAGACCTCGAGCCGCCCGGCGAGGTCGAGGGCCGCGGGGGAGTGCGACTCGAGCAGGTACACGCCGGCGAGGGCGCGTGCCTCCTGCGCCGCCAGCGCGGCGGGGTCGGCGCCCTCGGCGCTGATCACGGCGACCTGATGGCGGGCGTCCAGCTCGTCGAGCATCGCCGCCAGCACCGGGTGCTCGGGCCGGTCGGTGATCAGGGTGATCCTCATGCGGGCACCCTGCAGTGCTTGAGCTGGGCGTCGCAGAACGCGGTCGGGTCGGGGAACACCCAGAGCGCGGCCTCCCGCAGCCGTCCGTCGTAGGTGTAGATCATGTGGTGGACGGTGTCGTAGGCGACCACGTGGCTCTTGTGGCTGGTGGGCACCGAGGTGAGGTAGCTGATCGGCGAGCCGCTGAAGATCGCCATCTCCGCGGGCGCGAAGCTCGAGGCCGCGAAGTAGAAGTGGTCGGTGGTGGGCTCGTAGACGACCAGGTCGCCGGCGCCGGCGAGGTCGAAGGTGCGGATCGGCGCGAAGCGCTTGAAGTCCCAGGCGACGGTCACCGGCTCGTCCTTGTCGGCGCAGCCGATGATCCCCTGGTTGGTGGTGGGGTTGATGGCGATGCCGTGGGGGATGCAGGGGACGTCGATGCTGCGGCGGCGCACCACCGTGTTGGTGCGCGGGTCGATCTGGATGATCAGGTTGTCGTCGATCGCGCCGACGTAGATCATCCCGTCCGCGGAGTCGTAGCGCGGCTGGGCGATCAGGCCGAGGCCGTCGACCCTGCCCACGATCCTGTTGGTGCGGGTGTCGACGGCGGTGAGGAAACCGTCGTCGGGATTGGCGACGTACACCCTGTGGTCGCGGGTGTCGTAGGTGATGAGGTCGGCGGCGAGCCTGCCGCCGGTGGGGACGCTGGTCACCATCGTCTGGTAGGTGGGCGAGCTGGGGTCGAGGTCGACCACCCCGACGGTGCCGTCGTCGTTGCCGGTGTAGAGGCGCCTCACGTCGGCGGCGAGCACCATCCCGTTCGGGAAGGTCGTGCCGGTCCTGATGGTCTTCACGTAGCGGCCCGGCGAGGCGGAGATGTCGAAGACGTCGATGCCCTGGTGGTTGGCATCGGTCTGCTCGGCGACGTAGAGGGTCTGGGTGGTGGGGTCGACGGCCATCTCGTCGAGCGATGCGGTGAGGCTGTGGATCGGCGGGATCTCCACCCGGGTCAGCGACTCACGGGTGATGGGCTGGAGCGCCGGCTCCTGGAAGCCGCAGCCGCCGGCCAGCGTGGCCGCGAGCAGGGTCAGCAGCAGTGTTCGCGAGCGTCCGAATCCTGGGCTGCGCATCCAGTGTCCCGTCCCCTTCCCTGTTGGATCCATCAGCCCCGGCCCACCGCCGCCGCCCCCGAGAGCCTTAATGCAACCTTAACCCGAGTCGCCCGACGGCGCAACCGATCCCATCTCCACCGAAGGCCGAATCCTTCAATCGCCACAGCCCAGAGGACTGTGCTCGCGGGACCTGCTGGGGAGCCGCGAATGCCCTATCAACGATTGGGGCAGGCCGACCCTTGCACTGCCGGCCGCTCCGGGTCAGGGACCGAGCAGCCTCCGGCACCGCAGCGCCATCTGGAGCTCGAGGCGGGCGTCGGAGCTGCTCAGCGAGAAGCCGCCGATCTCCTCGGCGCGCTTCAGCCGGTAGGCGAGCGAGTTGGCGTGGACGCCGAGCCGGCGGGCGGCGCGGCGGAGCCCGCCCTCCTCGAGGAAGGCGGCCACCGAGCCGCAGAGGTCGGTGCCCTCGCGGGCGTCGTACTCGCGGAGCGGCCCCAGGCGGTGCCGCCAGAAGCGGTCGATGCTGCCGTCGGCCGAGGCCTCGATGAGCATGCCGAGGAGGCCGAGGTCCTCGACGTCGACGACGCCGCTCTGGGCGCCGCCCGAGCGCGCCACCAGGTCGAAGGTGCGGCGAGCCTCGCGGTAGGCGCCGGACACCCCCGCGGCGTCGGCGGAGCGGCCGAGCACCGCGCTGCCGCCGCCGCATGCGGCTCGGAGATCGGTGAGCCAGCGCACCCCCCGATCGCGGTCGGGGCCGCCGAGCAGCGCCACCACCGTGCCCGCGATCACGTCGGCCAGCTCCCCGGAGCGGGGCGGGAGCAGGCCCTGCGCGTGCCGGAGCCAGGCGTCGGACCGCTGCTCGGCGGGGCCGCCGAAGAGGGCGACGGTGTGGGTGCCGGAGAGGTCGACGCCGACCTGGTCGGCCCGGGCCCGGAGCAGCTCGGTGGGGATGCGGCCGTCGAGCACGTCGACCAGCACCCCCACCCGCGCCATCCGCCCGCCGAGGTCGCGGGCACGCTGGTGGACGAGGGCGAGGGCGAAGAGGTGGGCGGCCTGCTCGAGGGCGACCGCCGTCACCTGCTGGCCGAGGTCGTCGTCGGGGAGGATGACGTTGCAGTAGCCGAGCAGCTCGCCGGCGGCGACCACCGGTGCCACCAGCCGGGGCAGCATCACCCCGATCGACGGATCCGGCTGGAGGCGCACCGGAAGGCCCGTCCTCGCCATCTCGGCGTAGCACGCGCGCATCTCCGGCGAGGCCCGGAAGCCCGGCGGGGTGCCGCCCGCGCGGATGGTCTCCTGGCGGTTGTCGTCGATGACGGCGTCGCCGGCGGAGCAGAGCATGTGGAACTCGGCGTCCTCGACCAGCACCGCGGTGCCGGTGGCGCCGGCCAGGGTGTCGGCCACGGTCTGGATGCGCAGGTCGTTCGAGGCGGTGCCGGCCAGCCGGGCGGTCACCTCGCCGAGGCGGGTGAGGGCGCCGTCGAGCGAGCCGATGACGAAGTCGAGCAGGGCCCCGGCCACCTCGTCGAGGTCGATGCCGGGCGCGAGGCCGATCACCGGCAGGCCGAGCACGCCACCCGCGGCCACCGCCTCCGGCGACACCAGCGGGGCGGCCAGCGCCGCCGCACCGCCGTCGCGGGCGGCATGCACCGCCTCGCCGCCGAGCAGGCGGGCGAGGAGGCGGAACTCGCCGGGGGCACACCCCCGGGTCAGCGCCGCGGTCGAGACCCAGCGGACCGAGGCACCGAGACCCTCGTGCCCGCTGAGCACCTCGCCCTCCCGCAGGGCGGGCAGACGCAGGCAGTGGGCCACGGAGGCCACCGGCGGGCAGAGGGTCGCCTGCCCGAACCGGCTCCCAGGCTCACTCACAGGGGTGAGCGTAGGGTCCCAGGGTCGGAGCTGGCATGCACGCTCACGCACAAGCCCGCCGCCCGGCGAGTTGTGCGTCCGGACCGGCCGGTCCGAGCCCGGCGAGGCCCGGGTCGCGCCGTGCGACCCGGGCCCCCAGGCTTCAGGAGACGACGGTCAGCGGGCCCCCGACCAGCTCGAGCCGGCGTAGGCGGGCTCGGGCGCCGGGGCCTGGGTCGGCGGCGCAGCCTCTCCGGCGAGGCTCACCGTCGCGGACCTGGTCCGCCCCAGGTAGGCGTACGCGAGCCCCACGATGATCCCGCCGCCGACGATGTTGCCGGGGACGGTGAGCGCCAGGTTGCGGCCGAGCTGGGACCAGTCGGCGGTGTGGTTGAGGATCGCCAGGCTGAACGCGGTCATGTTGACGATCGAGTGCTCGAACCCGGCGGCGATGAAGGCGAAGAGCGCCCACCAGATCAGCACCAGCTTGGCGGGATCGCTCTTGGTCCGCGACGCCATCCAGAGCGCCAGGCAGACCAGCATGTTGCAGAGCACCGCGCGCCAGAAGAGCTGCCCGTTGGTGGCGGCGATCTTTCCGGCCACCGTCGAGGTGACCCAGGCGAAGCCCGGGGCGACCGCGCCCGGCTTCGGCCTGGTGGCGAGCACCCCGCTCTGGTAGACCATCCAGGAGAAGGCGAACGAGCCGATGAAGTTGCCGACCAGGGCGGCGATCCAGACCGCGACCAGCTCATAGACCTTGCAGGTGCCGGCGACCAGCCCCTGGATCATGAACATGACCTCGCCGGTGAACAGGCTCGTGCCTGCGAACACCACGAGGGTCAGGGCGACGCCGAAGATCGCGCCGGAGGTGAGCTTGACGGCGATCGAGCCCCCCACCAGCAGCGGCCCCACGGCCGCGGCCAGGAGCACGACGCCGACCCCGATGAAACCGCCGGCGAGGACGGCGCTGAGCAGGTAGGCGATCGGCCGCTTGCGCAGCTGATCGCCCTTCGCTCGGGCCAGCGCCGCGTTCTCGTCGACCGCCTCGGGAATGGGAATGGGCATGACACGCCTCCCGCCTGATTGCTGACACACGCAGCTGTCAGGCTAGCGAGGCGGATGTGGCGGGGTCACCAGACGCCGCCACAGCCCGTGCACCGCCGCCCTGGACAAACGACGGAGGCCGACGAGCTCCCGTCCGGTGCGCACAGACGCGGCGGCCGCCGGGTTGTGCGCGGGCGGGCTACGCCTCGTGCGCCGGCCTCCCGGGCTCGGGCGCCACCAGGTAGATGACGCCGCCCTCGACCACGACGTCGTGGACACGCACCCGATCGGCGCAGTCGGTGACCTCGCCGGTGCGCAGGTCGACGACGCGCATGTGCAGCGGGCAGGTGACGGTGTCGCCGGCGACCACGCCGTCGGCGAGCGGGCCGCCGGCGTGGGGGCAGGCGTTGGACACCGCCCGCACCCCGCCGTCGCAGCGGAAGACGGCGATCCGCTCGCCGTCCACGGTCACCGCCCTGCCCTCGCGCGGGGGCAGGTCCTCGAGGGCGCCCAGGCGCACGCGGGTCGGGTTGGGGCTGATCACTGCACGCCCACCCCGGCGGCGGCGAGCATCGCGTCGCCGCGGTCCATCGCCTCGAGCGAGCGGTGGGCGGGGGTGGCGGCACGGCCGACCAGCTCGCGCTCCTCGGGCGCCCCGGCGGCGGGAAGGGCGCCGAACTGCAGCGGGGTGCGCGGCACCGCGCCCTCCGTCGACCAGGGCTCGCGAACCCTCGACTTGGCCCGGGCGAAGCGCGCCAGCAGCGCCTCCTGCTCCGCCGCAGGAGCATCGATGGTGGCGGCGCGGACCGCCTCGACGCCGACCCGCTGGAGGTAGTGGTAGGTGCGCTCCAGGTAGCGCGCCTCCTCGCGGTAGTGCTGCACGAAGAGGGCGACGTGGCGCAGCGCCTCCTCCGGGGTCGCCACCGTGGAGAGGAGGTCGCCCTTGCGCACCGACATCCCGGCGGCGCCGCCGACGTAGACCTCCCAGCCGGTGGCGATGCCCACCAGGCCGACGTCCTTGACGGTCACCTC
Proteins encoded in this window:
- a CDS encoding phosphotransferase; the encoded protein is MSGSRGPLLVQGAAEALDPHRMSRRLAPFLEPAGPGLRVLAARVVAVAPERRAVVAYDTGGAAGPGPALIAKVYADPGRAGRLHELLGRLEELGIAAPRPVAHLPELGMVVMTAVAGRTLDALGGAERVAGVEAAAAWLAALHGSGLELDRTFDLASESRNLVSWGRQVAALHPSTAIAVERLLERLDGLAGDLRLATATPLHKDFHHQHTRFGEAGVVVIDLDEARAGDPAFDAAHFAANLRLLELREGTADGGLEAAFLDAYAARTGYAPDRRHRWCHAYTCLKIARQLVRGRGPAPAPAGAERERQLGLILGEGLRCPG
- a CDS encoding glycosyltransferase → MPGVRVAYVVRSWPRLSQTFVLNEVLALERLGVGITIFAMARAGESVVQPQLAELAAAVHHLDPGPVAGIGAHLRLAARSPGRYLATLGFALSRRGLLGGYTQGGAARSFHRAALVAARLAAEPGAPHTHIHAHFAHDPALIGLLVHRLTGLPFSFTAHARDLYQIPGAALRGRVREASAVVTCCRTNADHIAAVVGAAGPPVELVYHGVDLGVFRPLPERPERDLPLLVSVGRLVEKKGFDDLLRACAVAAGRGRRFACEIYGDGPCRDELEALRDRLGLAGVVRFLGARTQAELLGAYQRADLVALTPRVTADGDRDGVPNVLVEAMACGIPVLATRVGGVAELVTGGADGLLAPAGDVAAIAAGLEELLDDAGRRRRLGEAAARSALRFDGRAAALRLAALFDHRSGAA
- a CDS encoding phosphotransferase, which produces MISPVRAAFDPLPSVPLRHRFPHLVEAFDTEAMGAHLQRALLDGTGFEAEVCGRPRAELDGDACSFQYRLGVRDPGGDRRELLVLGTMLPAPGAAAAYEREVLAPVAAGWAPQCPAPRATAAVETLGMAVSVFPVTGEVPALVAATDPARVAAVLGSPVETADLVRLRRSGGAVLLYRRAGGGDVFGKAGYAASAELVTAVLEALPGGGEGGVAHPRVLGRSAELDLTLISRVPGRRPDLRVAADREAAVGAAGRVGVALHSSAIAAGPAHTLGDELARAAAAVAAIAVYIPEVAAWLEGALRGARAAAGRSPEAPLALAHGDLTPSQLLLDPGGVGVIDFDGVCQAEPAFDLGRFLAYLWTGLAKVGDPDGDGHAGRLLAAYAAAGGAEVATERVEAYAIASLVQMAAHSWRTLKTARLFLACEVLDGRLRRL
- a CDS encoding ABC transporter ATP-binding protein, which translates into the protein MWRFLYRNLRGYRAVVAVAVSMTFVQVGADILTAFPLKFILDKIVHHADPAVPLMGGLISKLDPIGTRNGLNDSEIHTQMGVVAFSTLMLLALSLISALLSYIQVLIAARVGSSLSARLRTRLFEHLQRLSLDWHGRQRTGDLVQRITGNILDVEKLVTDGLVDLLAGVLTLVGILIVMVLLNWQFTVLCMVIVPALFLTVLRYTLAIKRANKVKAKAAGQVAEVATEDIGAITEVKAFTLEDREAAHFRRYSTRLWAASWRAGRLQAEFTPIVAVLIAISSATIISVGGWIASGHGHTFGIGPFLIADGTLTTGSLTIFLTYSKQLYQPMRNLSKLMNLASGASAGAARIEEVLGQAPEIKDAPVAYTGPDRVRGDIIFRDVVFGYSEGQPVLTGIDLRVPPGRRVALVGLSGSGKTTLVKLIPRFYEVWSGAITIDGVDARNYPLETLRRNVSLVLQDSVLFEGTIRENIALGREDASDEEIITAARLAHIHEQIAALPNGYASQVREQGKNFSSGQRQRLAIARAILRDAPILILDEPTANLDVEAEAEVMRAIDRLVVGRTVLMISHRLSTLGNVDEIVVLQRGRIVERGSYTSLKRAGGVFAGMLEEQSRYSAERLEQGRGRLVVAAPALARAVIDAPRPPVPAPPSPDDQLDSILGDLRATLDLAFRPGNGHGSGRGNGHGNGRGRGNGNGHGGDDGQTAARGRRGVGRIAAEVADAFNGEDDPPARILRGRRQR
- a CDS encoding alpha-L-glutamate ligase, coding for MRITLITDRPEHPVLAAMLDELDARHQVAVISAEGADPAALAAQEARALAGVYLLESHSPAALDLAGRLEVCGGTVVNGSAATRACQDRVLMARRLTAAGLPCPRTWSVPTLGRARRLLAALHFPLVVKSRFSRPGDLVTQVRSADEMEALMPRWGGEPVILQQYEDNDGWDVKLWVVGGHAFAARRPTPLLAGASRESVPIVDGELSPAWVGATLRAGREFDLSLYGVDLLVTARGPAIVDVNAFPGYRGVPGAAAALAAFIEGLSMEASATA
- a CDS encoding helix-turn-helix domain-containing protein; translated protein: MSEPGSRFGQATLCPPVASVAHCLRLPALREGEVLSGHEGLGASVRWVSTAALTRGCAPGEFRLLARLLGGEAVHAARDGGAAALAAPLVSPEAVAAGGVLGLPVIGLAPGIDLDEVAGALLDFVIGSLDGALTRLGEVTARLAGTASNDLRIQTVADTLAGATGTAVLVEDAEFHMLCSAGDAVIDDNRQETIRAGGTPPGFRASPEMRACYAEMARTGLPVRLQPDPSIGVMLPRLVAPVVAAGELLGYCNVILPDDDLGQQVTAVALEQAAHLFALALVHQRARDLGGRMARVGVLVDVLDGRIPTELLRARADQVGVDLSGTHTVALFGGPAEQRSDAWLRHAQGLLPPRSGELADVIAGTVVALLGGPDRDRGVRWLTDLRAACGGGSAVLGRSADAAGVSGAYREARRTFDLVARSGGAQSGVVDVEDLGLLGMLIEASADGSIDRFWRHRLGPLREYDAREGTDLCGSVAAFLEEGGLRRAARRLGVHANSLAYRLKRAEEIGGFSLSSSDARLELQMALRCRRLLGP
- a CDS encoding formate/nitrite transporter family protein, which encodes MPIPIPEAVDENAALARAKGDQLRKRPIAYLLSAVLAGGFIGVGVVLLAAAVGPLLVGGSIAVKLTSGAIFGVALTLVVFAGTSLFTGEVMFMIQGLVAGTCKVYELVAVWIAALVGNFIGSFAFSWMVYQSGVLATRPKPGAVAPGFAWVTSTVAGKIAATNGQLFWRAVLCNMLVCLALWMASRTKSDPAKLVLIWWALFAFIAAGFEHSIVNMTAFSLAILNHTADWSQLGRNLALTVPGNIVGGGIIVGLAYAYLGRTRSATVSLAGEAAPPTQAPAPEPAYAGSSWSGAR
- a CDS encoding Rieske 2Fe-2S domain-containing protein: MISPNPTRVRLGALEDLPPREGRAVTVDGERIAVFRCDGGVRAVSNACPHAGGPLADGVVAGDTVTCPLHMRVVDLRTGEVTDCADRVRVHDVVVEGGVIYLVAPEPGRPAHEA